One window from the genome of Malacoplasma penetrans HF-2 encodes:
- the pstB gene encoding phosphate ABC transporter ATP-binding protein PstB, producing the protein MSSVTKTSSDLKTKRNDFKEDFDDSNIFEIRDLNFYYENGKKQALYDVNLDIKKNKVTSFIGPSGCGKSTFLRLLNRMNELLPNTTFDGDIYFEKQNIYSKKFSVLDLRIKVGMVFQKATPFPMSIYDNVAFALKNQGIKNKKILDETIEKSLRSAALWDEVKDNLNDIATDLSGGQQQRLCIARAIACKPSVLLMDEPTSALDPIATSKIEELIMELKEKYTIIIVTHSMAQAQRISDETVFFFQGKIIENGPTKNIFLKPKEKKTRDYINGRIG; encoded by the coding sequence ATGAGTTCTGTTACTAAAACAAGTAGTGATTTAAAAACTAAAAGAAATGATTTTAAAGAAGATTTTGATGATTCAAACATCTTTGAAATTAGAGACTTAAATTTTTATTACGAAAATGGTAAAAAACAAGCTTTGTATGATGTTAATTTAGACATTAAAAAAAATAAAGTAACTTCATTTATTGGTCCTAGTGGTTGTGGTAAATCTACATTTTTAAGACTATTAAACAGAATGAATGAATTACTACCTAATACCACTTTTGATGGGGACATATATTTTGAGAAACAAAATATATATTCTAAAAAGTTTAGTGTTTTAGATTTAAGAATTAAAGTTGGAATGGTTTTCCAAAAAGCCACTCCATTCCCTATGTCTATATATGATAATGTTGCTTTTGCATTAAAAAACCAAGGTATTAAAAATAAAAAGATTCTAGATGAAACAATTGAAAAATCATTAAGAAGTGCAGCATTATGAGATGAAGTAAAAGATAACTTAAATGATATAGCAACTGATCTTTCAGGTGGGCAACAGCAAAGATTATGTATTGCTAGAGCAATTGCTTGTAAACCTTCAGTTCTATTAATGGATGAACCTACATCTGCATTGGACCCAATTGCAACTTCTAAAATTGAAGAGTTGATAATGGAGTTAAAAGAGAAATATACTATTATTATTGTTACTCACTCAATGGCACAAGCCCAAAGAATAAGTGATGAAACAGTATTCTTTTTCCAAGGGAAAATTATTGAAAATGGGCCAACAAAAAATATTTTCTTAAAACCTAAAGAAAAGAAAACAAGAGATTACATTAATGGGAGAATCGGATAA
- a CDS encoding PhoU domain-containing protein: MAINFYSLEKSEYELKQSFLEFVDMCYRYHVKACEILKQETISDESVSVMLSKKTKAKEKKRDIKDDCIWIISKDQPRANHLRFIVAILYSSRDLERIAEQAYNIVWYSKKIWSLANKNLSKPIKNIVIKCLENSNVFFEKMADVFKSHSDYAKYLDDVKSTIAKFRAEYKSILSEALKDLSLSIDHQVDFIFSFSIVMKYIDRTIDHLWSIYDNFLMIRNKD; encoded by the coding sequence ATGGCAATCAATTTTTACAGCTTAGAAAAATCAGAATATGAACTAAAGCAAAGTTTTTTAGAGTTTGTTGACATGTGTTATAGGTATCATGTTAAAGCATGTGAAATCTTAAAACAAGAAACAATCTCAGATGAATCTGTAAGTGTTATGCTTTCTAAAAAAACAAAAGCAAAAGAAAAGAAAAGAGATATTAAAGATGACTGTATTTGGATTATCTCTAAAGATCAGCCAAGAGCAAATCACTTAAGGTTTATTGTTGCTATTTTATATTCTTCAAGAGATTTAGAAAGAATTGCTGAACAAGCATATAACATCGTTTGATATTCAAAAAAAATATGATCTTTAGCAAATAAAAATCTTTCTAAACCAATTAAAAATATAGTGATTAAGTGTTTAGAAAATTCTAATGTTTTCTTTGAAAAGATGGCAGATGTCTTTAAGAGTCACTCAGACTATGCAAAGTATTTAGATGATGTTAAATCAACTATTGCAAAATTCAGAGCAGAATATAAATCAATTTTATCTGAAGCTTTAAAAGATTTATCTTTATCAATTGATCATCAAGTAGATTTCATTTTTTCTTTTTCTATTGTTATGAAATATATTGATAGAACAATTGACCACCTTTGATCAATTTATGATAATTTCTTAATGATTAGAAATAAAGATTAA
- a CDS encoding ABC transporter permease subunit encodes MNIKKISRIEKLKFFSNSNQIIAGIIASFSGVLLFGILGFILYRAIEGFSSYGLKAILGTTDFNIAGTAGEPGTAVSFWMPFTATIITTFIALLIAVPLGIKTSIFLKFRVNKKYQKILRVAVETLAGIPSVIFGLFASQSLKMIVSWFGVSSYSVLNSSIMLAFMILPTIIAMTYDSLQSVDDSLLSNSIALGCTKTKAIYKVHKKAAKSGIIVGVILATGRAIGETMALSMLLQSENDYNQVLSSGNLLAILSSNIKTISVVISTNMFTESSNDTTKSLLFAFGFILFVIIMVLNLVVLRLTRTKKSVKLPKVLLLVKEYYQLFFSKLLLGIEYLFFPSWRKRKIVTENDMIMYIEKRNEEYKLRNIYTWYKFFWEIFSVLLCFVFLAWLSLNIISVGVGAWSSTNSTVFEYTKNTTGQALLNTVLIILVAILIALPISLLTAIYLNEFAKNKIAKKTIFFFLDCLGATPSILFGMFGLLFFIYTLGWTSQGIKGFSLIAGALTVSIVILPSFARSIQLALNEVPNEMRLNALALGSTKSQVVRRVVLPAAITGLATSVVLSIGRILSETAPLYLTAGITGSGQTALVNSGQTLTTRIYAQLTNTNLAESKNVMYESAFLTLLLILVLITIGYYVIPNWRIICLESKFISYKIKTKLQSLLNKNKIATA; translated from the coding sequence ATGAATATTAAAAAGATTTCAAGAATTGAAAAATTAAAATTCTTTTCAAATTCAAACCAAATTATAGCTGGAATAATTGCTTCTTTTTCTGGGGTTTTATTATTTGGTATACTAGGTTTTATTTTATATAGAGCAATAGAAGGTTTTAGTAGTTATGGACTAAAAGCAATTTTAGGAACAACTGATTTTAATATTGCAGGAACAGCTGGTGAACCAGGAACAGCAGTTTCATTCTGAATGCCTTTTACTGCAACTATAATAACTACTTTTATAGCATTATTGATTGCAGTTCCATTAGGAATAAAAACATCAATCTTTTTAAAGTTTAGGGTGAATAAAAAATACCAAAAAATATTAAGAGTAGCAGTTGAAACTTTAGCAGGAATTCCTTCAGTTATTTTTGGTTTATTTGCATCACAATCTTTAAAAATGATTGTTAGTTGATTTGGTGTTTCATCATATTCAGTTTTAAATTCTTCTATAATGCTAGCTTTTATGATTCTACCTACTATAATAGCAATGACATATGACTCATTACAAAGTGTAGATGATTCGTTATTGAGTAATTCAATTGCTTTAGGGTGTACTAAAACAAAAGCAATTTACAAGGTTCATAAAAAAGCGGCAAAATCTGGAATTATTGTTGGGGTTATTTTAGCAACAGGTAGAGCAATTGGTGAAACTATGGCTTTATCAATGTTACTTCAATCAGAAAATGATTATAATCAAGTTTTATCAAGTGGAAATTTACTTGCAATATTATCATCAAACATTAAAACAATTTCAGTTGTTATTTCTACTAACATGTTTACAGAAAGTAGTAATGATACTACTAAATCATTACTGTTTGCTTTTGGGTTCATTCTATTTGTAATTATCATGGTGTTAAACTTAGTTGTTCTAAGATTAACAAGAACTAAAAAAAGTGTTAAGTTACCAAAGGTACTTTTATTAGTAAAAGAATATTATCAGTTATTTTTTAGTAAGTTACTTTTAGGGATTGAATATTTATTTTTTCCTAGTTGAAGAAAAAGAAAAATAGTTACTGAAAATGACATGATTATGTATATTGAAAAAAGAAATGAAGAATACAAATTAAGAAATATTTATACATGATACAAATTCTTTTGAGAAATATTTTCTGTATTATTATGTTTTGTTTTCTTAGCTTGACTAAGTCTAAACATAATTTCAGTAGGTGTGGGAGCTTGATCTTCAACTAATTCAACTGTGTTTGAATATACAAAAAATACTACAGGACAAGCATTATTAAATACAGTGTTAATAATTCTAGTTGCTATTTTAATAGCATTACCAATTTCATTATTAACTGCAATTTATTTAAATGAGTTTGCAAAAAATAAAATTGCTAAAAAGACAATTTTCTTTTTCTTAGATTGTTTAGGTGCAACTCCTTCAATTTTATTTGGGATGTTTGGGTTACTATTCTTTATTTATACATTAGGGTGAACAAGCCAAGGAATTAAAGGGTTCTCTTTAATTGCTGGTGCATTAACAGTTTCAATTGTTATTCTTCCTTCATTTGCTAGATCTATTCAACTTGCATTAAATGAAGTTCCAAATGAAATGAGATTAAATGCATTAGCTTTAGGTTCAACAAAAAGTCAAGTTGTAAGAAGAGTTGTTTTACCAGCAGCAATTACAGGTCTTGCTACAAGTGTGGTTTTATCAATTGGAAGAATTCTTTCAGAAACTGCACCACTATATTTAACAGCAGGAATTACAGGTTCAGGACAAACAGCATTAGTAAATTCTGGTCAAACATTAACAACTAGAATATATGCCCAATTAACTAATACTAATTTAGCTGAAAGTAAAAATGTAATGTATGAATCTGCCTTTTTAACATTATTACTAATTCTGGTTTTAATAACAATTGGATATTATGTAATTCCAAATTGAAGAATTATATGTTTAGAATCTAAATTCATTTCTTATAAAATAAAAACAAAACTACAAAGTTTGTTAAATAAAAATAAAATAGCTACAGCATAG
- a CDS encoding substrate-binding domain-containing protein, giving the protein MGKYLKIITSTVAIAVPVATITYFSVPWNPRNILTLVGSSSLQPLMTSLSNAYTNSDLIVQGGGSGFGIQSVAKGTADIGLASKDPYSSVRKATIQSNDYTKEDWTNKNLKTFTVAFDSIAIVYKTSDKSDQLKIDSSMMQNYIYPMFAGTKTVKIKDLIPSSTDESVFVPYGRTGGADASGTATSFLTQYQNYKPDTNSVEYEILNSGAYRGNVRSTNESNVEAWNKIHDENLNGGIIYLSLSFVLENYKTITDSGYSVATVNGQNPYTAYSTNNNSLNSDFLSSYNWFSLYNIIVPLNDVQKIRDFMEWLYFGQESQNIINGLALVSASSNNSYLQSMLYDNTTSTTIDKNNFISTFWEVKDGKYINSDGNIASKNNWDSNGAFGIPNSAIKKSQQTG; this is encoded by the coding sequence ATGGGAAAGTACTTAAAGATAATCACATCAACAGTGGCTATTGCTGTACCTGTGGCTACAATCACATATTTTTCTGTTCCTTGAAATCCAAGAAACATTTTAACCCTTGTAGGTTCATCTTCATTACAACCTTTAATGACATCTTTATCTAATGCTTACACAAATTCTGATTTAATTGTGCAAGGTGGAGGTTCTGGTTTTGGTATTCAAAGTGTTGCCAAAGGAACTGCTGATATTGGATTAGCTTCTAAAGACCCCTATAGTTCTGTTAGAAAAGCTACAATTCAAAGTAATGACTATACAAAAGAAGATTGAACAAATAAAAACTTAAAAACTTTTACAGTTGCGTTTGATAGTATTGCTATTGTTTATAAAACGAGTGACAAATCTGATCAATTAAAAATTGATAGCAGCATGATGCAAAACTATATTTATCCAATGTTTGCTGGAACTAAAACTGTAAAAATTAAAGATTTAATTCCTAGTTCAACAGATGAATCTGTATTTGTTCCGTATGGAAGAACAGGTGGAGCAGATGCGAGTGGAACTGCGACTTCTTTTTTAACTCAATATCAAAACTACAAACCAGATACAAATTCTGTTGAATATGAAATTTTAAATTCTGGTGCTTATAGAGGCAATGTTAGATCTACAAATGAATCTAATGTTGAAGCATGAAATAAAATCCATGATGAAAACTTAAATGGTGGAATTATTTATCTATCATTATCTTTTGTATTGGAAAATTATAAAACAATAACAGATAGTGGTTATAGTGTTGCTACAGTTAATGGACAAAATCCTTATACTGCATATTCAACTAACAACAATTCATTAAATTCAGATTTCTTATCATCATATAATTGGTTTTCACTATATAACATTATTGTTCCTTTAAATGATGTTCAAAAGATAAGAGATTTTATGGAATGATTATACTTTGGTCAAGAATCACAAAATATTATTAATGGATTAGCATTAGTTTCTGCTTCTTCCAATAATTCATATTTACAATCAATGTTGTATGACAATACAACTTCTACTACTATAGATAAAAATAATTTCATTAGTACATTTTGAGAAGTGAAGGATGGAAAATATATTAACTCAGATGGCAATATAGCTAGCAAAAATAATTGGGATAGCAATGGTGCATTTGGAATACCAAATAGTGCAATTAAAAAGAGCCAACAAACAGGGTAA
- the metG gene encoding methionine--tRNA ligase, with translation MNFNSVIINVNTSKKNKFILNGFNLNGLFSINEKTIMDNNIELFSEANLNVYIVIEKQYSNILKKHLVNIEKVQILLKEDFFNQKNFIKSDEKTLIVDDNFYFNQEILNNLLTNEKYSNLSTLIKLNYNTHFDYIGIFDSTSINYIDFKNNSISDDIKVLSNLVELKEKQYLPIKIYDYKTLSKMDSKYECDKGFLYFTPGPVQIREWVKEVLGEYVNHHRSLSIKEIYKEAAENIKWAFNSKKGYPIAMANTGLGAIESTFVNLLEQGDEILILSNGFFGENLIDIAKRHQLNQSLLQIKQGESFDLKEVENLIKNKKAVFMVYMDTSCGILNPVKKVGELCKDYGCLFIVDAISGILNEEFNFDEYGVTAAVSTSGKGFEVSPGLAFVCVSEQGMQISANIKKRKPKFLDWQTFKVRSLYDGLTPSTYPVNIFASLNKVCEEIKDNGGLTRLIDKKFNLNLYLSESLITLGFRHIIENENSRSNWVLVMETPNIIKANELRAYLYAMKNILIECGIADSSNRIVRLAISAAHDIEDVTQLIEAIKEYIDLKITSKGEVMKKFYITTPIYYPSGNPHIGHAFTTLIADVLTRYKKKLGYETFFITGMDEHGQKIEEKAKELNLKPQELVDKYAKVFDNLWKLLGIEYSHFIRTTAEYHKNVVQETFSELLKKDFIYLGVWKGLYCVSCEENYTKNIAVRKENDDKLYCAQLHPLIQKEEESYFLKIKQFKKYISSFLKDPNLVYPITRINELFNSFLNNDDFDDLSISRSNFSWGIQIKENPKHVVYVWLDALLNYLSGLGYRQKDDSNFQKFWNSQDAEIVQLMSKEITRFHCIYWPIMLEMLGLRKPTKYISHGWIITEQGKMSKSLGNVLDPIYFINTYGRDAFRYYLLKELSLKEDSVFSEKLLINTFNKDLANNVGNLFNRSIGMINKYRDGIIPKYSKPKLSFNIEFEKQLKQFDDEITTIIEKLNIQKILSRVIDLINECNFFIEQVKPWDLKKENNEKDLDCFLSLILNAVKRVIYYLEPVLIDGSKEALKQFNIDSSKFDIKFVTDFSSLDNQKINTPEPIYLRIESEDK, from the coding sequence ATGAATTTCAATAGTGTAATAATCAATGTTAATACAAGTAAAAAAAATAAATTTATTCTAAATGGTTTTAACCTTAATGGTTTATTTTCTATTAATGAAAAAACTATTATGGACAACAATATTGAATTATTTTCAGAAGCTAATCTAAATGTTTATATTGTTATTGAAAAACAATATTCAAACATTTTAAAAAAGCATTTAGTTAATATTGAAAAAGTTCAAATTTTATTAAAGGAAGATTTTTTTAATCAAAAAAACTTTATTAAATCTGATGAAAAAACATTAATTGTAGATGACAATTTTTACTTTAATCAAGAAATTTTAAATAATTTATTAACCAATGAAAAATATAGTAATTTAAGTACTTTAATAAAATTAAATTACAACACTCACTTTGACTATATTGGTATATTTGACTCAACTTCTATTAATTACATTGATTTTAAAAATAATTCAATTTCAGATGATATTAAGGTTTTAAGTAATTTAGTTGAACTAAAAGAAAAACAATACTTACCTATTAAAATTTATGATTATAAAACATTGTCTAAAATGGATTCTAAATATGAATGTGATAAAGGGTTTTTATATTTTACCCCAGGACCTGTCCAAATCAGAGAATGAGTAAAAGAAGTATTGGGTGAATATGTTAATCACCATAGATCTTTATCTATTAAAGAAATTTATAAAGAAGCTGCAGAAAACATTAAGTGAGCTTTTAATTCTAAAAAAGGTTATCCTATTGCAATGGCAAATACAGGGTTGGGAGCAATTGAATCTACTTTTGTTAATTTATTAGAACAAGGTGATGAAATATTAATTTTATCAAATGGTTTTTTTGGTGAGAATTTAATTGATATAGCAAAAAGACATCAATTAAATCAATCATTATTACAGATTAAACAAGGTGAATCTTTTGATTTAAAAGAAGTTGAAAACTTAATTAAAAATAAAAAAGCTGTTTTCATGGTTTACATGGATACATCTTGTGGGATATTAAATCCAGTAAAAAAAGTTGGAGAACTATGTAAAGATTATGGGTGTTTATTTATAGTTGATGCAATATCAGGGATTTTAAATGAAGAATTTAATTTTGATGAATATGGAGTAACTGCTGCTGTTTCCACTAGTGGAAAAGGTTTTGAAGTATCACCTGGACTTGCATTTGTATGTGTAAGTGAACAGGGTATGCAAATAAGTGCCAACATTAAAAAAAGAAAGCCAAAATTCTTAGATTGACAAACTTTTAAAGTTAGAAGTTTATATGATGGATTAACTCCATCAACTTATCCAGTAAACATCTTTGCATCATTAAATAAAGTTTGTGAAGAAATAAAAGATAATGGTGGACTAACTAGGTTAATTGATAAAAAATTTAACTTAAATTTATACCTTTCTGAAAGTTTAATTACTTTAGGTTTTAGACACATTATTGAAAATGAAAATTCTAGATCAAATTGAGTTTTAGTAATGGAAACTCCAAACATAATTAAAGCCAATGAATTAAGAGCATATTTATATGCTATGAAAAATATTTTAATTGAGTGTGGAATTGCTGATAGCAGCAACAGAATAGTAAGACTTGCTATAAGCGCTGCTCATGATATTGAAGATGTTACTCAATTGATTGAAGCAATAAAAGAATATATTGATTTAAAAATAACTAGTAAAGGAGAAGTAATGAAAAAATTTTATATAACTACACCAATCTATTATCCATCTGGTAATCCTCATATTGGGCATGCTTTTACAACTTTAATAGCAGACGTTTTAACTAGATATAAAAAGAAATTAGGGTATGAAACATTTTTTATAACTGGTATGGATGAGCATGGTCAAAAAATTGAAGAAAAAGCAAAAGAATTAAATTTAAAACCCCAAGAGCTAGTAGATAAGTATGCAAAAGTATTTGATAACTTGTGAAAACTTTTAGGAATTGAGTATTCACACTTCATTAGAACAACAGCTGAATATCACAAAAATGTTGTTCAAGAAACATTTAGTGAATTACTAAAAAAAGATTTTATTTACTTAGGCGTTTGAAAAGGTTTATACTGTGTATCTTGTGAAGAGAACTACACAAAAAATATAGCAGTTAGAAAAGAAAATGATGACAAGCTATATTGTGCACAGTTGCACCCATTAATTCAAAAAGAGGAGGAATCTTATTTTTTAAAAATCAAACAATTTAAAAAATATATTTCATCATTTTTAAAGGATCCTAATTTAGTTTATCCAATTACTAGAATTAATGAATTATTCAATAGTTTCTTAAACAATGATGATTTTGATGATTTATCAATTTCAAGATCTAACTTTTCATGAGGAATTCAAATTAAAGAAAACCCTAAACATGTTGTTTATGTTTGATTGGATGCACTATTAAATTATTTATCAGGATTAGGATATAGACAAAAAGACGATTCAAATTTCCAAAAGTTTTGAAATTCACAAGATGCTGAAATTGTTCAATTAATGTCTAAAGAGATTACAAGATTTCACTGTATTTATTGACCAATTATGCTTGAAATGTTAGGTTTAAGAAAACCAACTAAATATATTAGTCATGGTTGAATCATCACTGAACAAGGTAAAATGTCTAAATCGCTTGGGAATGTTTTAGATCCAATTTATTTCATTAACACATATGGAAGAGATGCTTTTAGATATTATTTATTAAAAGAACTTTCTTTAAAAGAAGACAGTGTCTTTTCTGAAAAATTGTTAATTAATACATTCAATAAAGACTTAGCTAATAATGTAGGGAATTTATTTAATAGATCTATTGGGATGATTAACAAATATAGAGATGGAATAATTCCAAAATATAGCAAACCTAAATTAAGTTTCAATATAGAATTTGAAAAACAATTAAAACAATTTGATGATGAAATTACAACTATTATTGAAAAACTAAATATTCAAAAAATATTAAGCAGAGTAATTGATTTAATTAATGAATGTAATTTCTTTATAGAACAAGTTAAACCTTGAGATTTAAAGAAAGAAAATAATGAAAAAGATTTAGATTGCTTCTTGAGTTTAATTTTAAATGCTGTTAAGAGAGTAATTTATTATTTAGAACCTGTTTTAATTGATGGTTCTAAAGAAGCTTTAAAACAATTTAATATTGATTCATCTAAATTTGATATTAAGTTTGTTACTGATTTCTCTTCACTAGATAATCAAAAAATAAACACTCCTGAACCCATATATTTAAGAATTGAGTCTGAAGATAAATAA